The genomic DNA CCTCCACCACTTTCATGCCCTTGCCGCCCCCCCCGGCGCTGGCCTTGAGCAGCACCGGGTAGCCGATGCGCTCGGCGGCGGCGCGGAAGGTTTCCAGGTCCTGGGCGTCGCCGTGATAACCCGGTACCAGCGGTACGCCGGCCGCTTCCATCAGCGCCTTGGCCGCCGATTTGCTACCCATGGCATCGATGGCGCTGGCCGGCGGGCCAAGGAAGATCAGCCCGGCGTCTTCAATGGCTCGGGCAAACCCTGCGTTTTCCGAAAGAAAGCCGTAGCCTGGGTGAATGGCCTGGGCGCCGCTGGCTTTGGCCGCAGCGAGCAGCTTGTCGATCACCAGGTAACTGTCAGCGGCCTTGCTGCCGCCCAGCTCGACACGGATATCCGCCTCGCGGCTGTGGCGGGCGTCGCGGTCGGTGGCGCTGTGCACGGCCACGGTGGTCAGGCCCATGGCCTTGGCGGTGCGCATCACCCGGCAGGCGATTTCCCCACGGTTGGCGACCAGCAGGGTGGTCAATGGCGGGCGGCTCATGGGCGCGGCTCCTTGTTGGGCTCGGTCTGCCAAGCGGGGCGACGTTTTTCCAGGAAGGCGCGCAGGCCCTCCTGACCTTCGGCGCTGACACGGATACGGGCAATGGCGTTTTCGCAGTAGCGGCGCAGGGCAGGGCTGAGTTCACCGTCATCGACCTCGCGCAGCAGGTCCTTGGTAGCGCGCAGTGCTTGCGGGCTGTTCTGCAAGAGGTTGTCTACCCAGGCCTGTACCTGCACTTCCAGCTCACTGGCCGGGTACACCTCTGCCAACAGGCCCAGTTCCCGGGCCCGTACGCCGCTGAAGCGTTCGGCGGTCAGGGCATAACGGCGCGCGGTACGCTCACCGATGGCCTTGACCACGAACGGGCTGATCACCGCCGGGGCCAGGCCGATGCGTACTTCGGACAGGCACAGCTGCGCATCCTCGGCGCCGATGGCCATGTCGCAGCAACTGATCAACCCCAAGGCGCCGCCAAAGGCCGCGCCCTGCACCACGGCCAGGGTGGGTACCTTCAGGCGATGCAGGGCGTACATCAGTTCGCCCAGTTCACGGGCGTCATCCAGGTTGGTGTTGAAGTCCAGTTGTGCCGATTGCTGCATCCACGCCAGGTCTGCGCCAGCGCTGAAATGGCGGCCACGGCCGCGCAGCAGCATGAAGCGCAGGCTGGCGTCGTCGGCCAGTTGCCCGAGGGCGACGATCAGCTCGCGGATCATCTGTGCATTGAATGCGTTGTTCTTGTCCTCGCGGCTCAGCCACAGGGTGGCGAAGCCGCGCGGGTCACGGATCACTTCGAGGGTGCTGAAATCGCTCATGGGTCACATCCGGAAAATGCCGAAGCGGCTCTGTTCGATCGGTGCGTTCAGCGCGGCGGACAACGCCAGGCCAAGCACGTCACGGGTCTGCGCCGGGTCGATGACGCCGTCATCCCACAGCCGGGCGCTGGAGTAGTAGGGGTGACCCTGGTGTTCGTACTGGTCGAGAATCGGCTGCTTGAGCCTGGCCTCATCCTCGGCGCTGAAGGCCTGGCCGCTGCGTTCACTCTGCTCGCGCTTGACCTGGGCCAACACTCCGGCGGCCTGTTCGGCCCCCATCACGCCAATCCGCGCGTTGGGCCACATCCACAGGAAGCGCGGATCGTAGGCGCGGCCACACATGCCGTAGTTGCCAGCGCCAAAGCTGCCACCGATGATCACCGTGAACTTCGGCACCTGGGCGCAGGCCACGGCAGTGACCAGCTTGGCGCCGTGCTTGGCGATGCCGCCTTCTTCGTATTTCTTGCCGACCATGAAGCCGGTGATGTTCTGCAGGAACAGCAGCGGTATGCCGCGTTGGCAGGCCAGTTCGATAAAGTGCGCGCCTTTTTGCGCGGCTTCGGCGAACAGGATGCCGTTGTTGGCCAGTATCGCCACCGGGTAGCCGTGCAGGTGGGCAAAGCCGCACACCAGCGTGGTGCCGAACAGTGCCTTGAATTCATCGAAACCCGACCCGTCGACCAGACGCGCAATCACCTCACGCACATCGAACGGTTGCTTGGCGTCGGCCGGCACCACGCCGTACAGCTCTTGGGCGGGATACAGCGGCGCAACCGGCGCCTGGCGTTGCAGCTTGCCGAGCTTGTGCCAGTTGAGGTTGGCCACGCTGCGCCGGGCCAGGGCCAGGGCGTGTTCATCATTGTCGGCATAGTGGTCAGCCACGCCGCTGGTGCGGCAATGTACATCGGCACCGCCGAGGTCTTCGGCGCTCACCACCTCACCCGTCGCGGCTTTCACCAGTGGCGGGCCCGCCAGGAAGATGGTCGCCTGCTGGCGGACCATGATCGCTTCGTCGGCCATGGCCGGCACATAGGCGCCGCCTGCGGTGCACGAGCCCATGACCACGGCGATCTGCGGGATGCCCAGCGCGCTCATGTTGGCCTGGTTGAAGAAGATCCGCCCGAAGTGCTCGCGGTCCGGGAACACTTCATCCTGGCGCGGCAGGTTGGCGCCGCCCGAGTCCACCAGGTAGATGCAAGGCAGGCGGTTCTGCTGGGCGATGGTTTGCGCACGCAGGTGCTTTTTGACCGTCAGCGGGTAGTACGAACCGCCTTTTACGGTGGCGTCGTTGGCCACGATCATGCATTCCACGCCTTCGACACGGCCGATGCCCGCGATGACGCCGGCAGCGGGCACGTCTTCGCCGTACACCTCATGGGCGGCCAGCTGGCCGATTTCGAGGAATGGCGAGCCCGGGTCCAGCAGGCGATCTATACGCTCGCGCGGCAGCAGTTTGCCCCTGGAGGTGTGCCGCTCCTGGGCCTTGGGCCCGCCGCCTTGGGCGATGTGGGCGAGCAGGCCGCGCAGGACCTGGACCTGTTCGAGCATGGCCGCGCTGTTGCCGGCGAATTCCGCCGAACGCGGGTTGATCTGGGTGTGCAAGGTAGCCATGTGCGCCCGTCCCTTGTGCTCAGCGGGTTTCGTTGAACAGTTCGCGGCCGATCAGCATCCGGCGGATTTCGCTGGTGCCGGCGCCGATCTCGTACAGCTTGGCATCACGCAGCAAGCGGCCCGCCGGGAATTCATTGATGTAGCCGTTGCCGCCGAGGATCTGGATCGCTTCCAGGGCCATCTGCGTGGCGCGCTCCGCGGTGTACAGGATCACCCCGGCGGCGTCCTTGCGTGTGGTCTCGCCACGGTCGCAGGCCTGGGCCACGGCGTACAGGTAGGCGCGGCTGGCGTTCAGTTGGGTGTACATGTCGGCGATCTTGCCCTGGATCAACTGGAACTCACCGATGCTCTGGCCGAACTGCTTGCGGTCGTGGATGTAGGGGACCACCAGGTCCATGCAGCTTTGCATGATGCCGGTGGGGCCACCGGAGAGCACTACGCGCTCGTAGTCCAGGCCGCTCATCAGTACGCGCACGCCGCCGTTGAGCTGGCCGAGGATGTTTTCTTCCGGTACTTCGACGTCATCGAAGAACAGTTCGCAGGTGTTGGAGCCGCGCATGCCCAGCTTGTCGAACTTGTTGCTGCGGCTGAAGCCTTGCCAGTCGCGCTCGACGATGAACGCGGTGATGCCGTGCGCGCCCTTGTCCAGGTCGGTCTTGGCGTAGATCACGTAGGTGTTGGCATCCGGGCCGTTGGTGATCCAGGTCTTGCTGCCGTTGAGCACGTAGCGGTCGCCGCGCTTTTCGGCGCGCAGTTTCATCGACACCACGTCGGAGCCGGCGTTTGGCTCGCTCATGGCCAGCGCGCCAATGTGCTCACCGCTGATCAGTTTGGGCAGGTACTTGAGCTTCTGCTCATGGGTGCCGTTGCGGTTGATCTGGTTGACGCACAGGTTGGAGTGGGCGCCGTAGGACAGCGCCACCGAGGCTGAGCCACGGCTGATTTCTTCCATCGACACCACGTGGGCCAGGTAGCCCAGGCCGGCGCCGCCGTACTCTTCCGGCACCGTGATGCCCAGCAGGCCCATGTCGCCAAACTTGCGCCACATGTCGGCAGGGAACAGGTTGTCGTGGTCGATCTGTGCGGCGCGTGGCGCCAGCTCGGCGGCGACGAAGGTGCGCACCTGGTCACGGAGCATGTCGATGGTTTCGCCCAGGGCGAAGTTCAGGGAGGGGTAATGCATGGGGCACCTTCTTGTTCTTGAAATTAGGAAACACCGTAGCTCATGAAGCGGTAGCCATTGGCGATGAGCGCTATGTCGTTTTCACCTTTACGTTAACGTAAACCTGCACCCCGTTAGTGTCAATCCGTTCATCACCTTTACGTAAACGTAAATCTGCGCCACAGTATTTGTCGCTTGCTTCAGTCGTGCCCAGAACAACCACAAGAAGGGACACCTATGAGTCAACCCAGTTACACCCGCGGTCGTCAGGACCAATCCTTGCTGACCCTGACCATCGGTCAGGCCTTCGATGCCACAGTGGCCCGTTACGCCGATGACGAGGCGTTGGTGGTGCGCCATCAGGGCCTGCGTTTCACCTGGCAGCAGTTGGCCGAACAGGTCGATGTCTATGCCCGGGCGTTGATGGCGCTGGGTGTCGACAGGGGGGACCGGATCGGCATCTGGTCACCCAACTGCGCCCAGTGGTGCATCCTGCAGCTGGCCAGCGCCAAGGTTGGTGCGATTCTGGTCAACATCAATCCGGCCTACCGGGTGGGCGAGTTGGAATATGTAGTGCGTCAGTCCGGCTGCCGTTGGCTGGTGTGCGCCGATGCCTTCAAGACCTCTGATTACCACGCCATGGTTCAGGAGCTGCTGCCGGAGCTGGCGGCAGTGGCGCCTGGTTATCTGGCAAGCGAACGCCTGCCCGAGCTGCGTGGGGTGATAAGCCTGGCCGGCAACCCGCCACCGGGCTTCCTGCCATGGCCTGCGCTGGCGGCGCGGGCAGCGCAGACGGCTGATGAGGCTTATCAGGCGCGCCAGCGCGGGCTGCAGTTCGACCAGCCGGTGAACATCCAGTACACCTCCGGCACCACCGGCGCACCCAAAGGGGCCACGCTCAGCCATTACAACATTCTCAACAACGGCTTCATGGTCGGGGAAAGTCTGGGCCTGACCAACACCGACCGTATGGTGATCCCGGTGCCGCTGTACCACTGCTTCGGCATGGTCATGGCCAACCTTGGTTGCATCACCCATGGCAGCACCATGATCTACCCCAGCGACGCCTTCGATGCCGAGCTCACTCTGCGTGCTGTTGCCGAGGAGCGCGCCAGCATCCTCTATGGCGTGCCTACCATGTTCATCGCCATGCTCGACCACCCGTCGCGCCAGCACTTGGACCTTTCGACCCTGCGCAGCGGCATCATGGCCGGTGCTACCTGCCCGATCGAGGTCATGCGCCGGGTCATCGACCAGCTGCACATGGCCCAAGTGCAAATTGCCTATGGCATGACGGAAACCAGCCCGGTGTCCCTGCAGACTGGCCCCGACGATGATCTGGAGCTACGGGTGACCACGGTTGGCCGCACCCAGCCCCATCTGGAGACCAAACTGGTGAATGCCGACGGCTGCATTGTGCCCAGGGGCGAGATCGGCGAATTGTGCACACGGGGTTACAGCGTGATGCTCGGTTACTGGGACAACCCGCAGGCCACGGCGGATGCCATCGATCCCGCAGGGTGGATGCACTCGGGCGACCTGGCAGTGATGGACGCAGATGGCCATGTGCGCATCGTCGGGCGCAACAAGGACATGATCATTCGCGGTGGCGAAAACATTTATCCGCGCGAGCTCGAGGAGTTCTTCTATACCCACCCTGCAGTGGCGGACGCCCAAGTGATCGGCATCCCGTGCGATAGGTATGGCGAGGAAGTGGTGGCCTGGATCAAGTTGCATCCCGGCCACAGCGCAACGGCTGAAGAGTTGCAGGGCTGGTGCAAGGCACGCATCGCGCACTACAAGGTGCCACGGCACTTCTGTTTCGTTGACGAGTTTCCCATGACGGTGACCGGCAAGGTGCAGAAGTTCAAGATGCGCGAAATCAGCGCGGCCACGCTTTCAGCAGTACCGGCTGGGTGATTCAGCTATGGTGCTGGCCGCGCCGGGTACCCGTGCACGGCCGGCACCACCGTTGCGGGTGCATCGGTTTCCCTCGTCTATTCTTAAGCCTTCACCGGTGGCTCCTGGCTCGGCGGGTCGCCCACCGTAGGCGGCTCGGTCGGTTTGATCGGCAGCTCGTCCGGATCTTCTTCCGGCACTGGCGGCGGCAGGCTCGGGTCGTCGATGTTGGGGTCGGGTGTCTCTGGTGGAATGGGAATGTTCATGGCCTGACCTCGCAGGGTGAATGAGAGGGTGGTGCAGGCTTTGATGCGTGGCTGCGCCGTTTGCTCAATTTTTTTGAACCCCCTGCGTGGACGATGGCTCTGAACCCTTACCGCCAATGCCAACAGGGAGCCAGGACCGATGTCGCGCAACGAGCCCTTCGAAAGCGTACCGATGGCGAACGATCACCCCGACCAGGCCATCAGCCTGTCCCAGGCGCTGATGGCGCCGCGCATC from Pseudomonas putida includes the following:
- a CDS encoding gamma-carboxygeranoyl-CoA hydratase, which produces MSDFSTLEVIRDPRGFATLWLSREDKNNAFNAQMIRELIVALGQLADDASLRFMLLRGRGRHFSAGADLAWMQQSAQLDFNTNLDDARELGELMYALHRLKVPTLAVVQGAAFGGALGLISCCDMAIGAEDAQLCLSEVRIGLAPAVISPFVVKAIGERTARRYALTAERFSGVRARELGLLAEVYPASELEVQVQAWVDNLLQNSPQALRATKDLLREVDDGELSPALRRYCENAIARIRVSAEGQEGLRAFLEKRRPAWQTEPNKEPRP
- a CDS encoding carboxyl transferase domain-containing protein — protein: MATLHTQINPRSAEFAGNSAAMLEQVQVLRGLLAHIAQGGGPKAQERHTSRGKLLPRERIDRLLDPGSPFLEIGQLAAHEVYGEDVPAAGVIAGIGRVEGVECMIVANDATVKGGSYYPLTVKKHLRAQTIAQQNRLPCIYLVDSGGANLPRQDEVFPDREHFGRIFFNQANMSALGIPQIAVVMGSCTAGGAYVPAMADEAIMVRQQATIFLAGPPLVKAATGEVVSAEDLGGADVHCRTSGVADHYADNDEHALALARRSVANLNWHKLGKLQRQAPVAPLYPAQELYGVVPADAKQPFDVREVIARLVDGSGFDEFKALFGTTLVCGFAHLHGYPVAILANNGILFAEAAQKGAHFIELACQRGIPLLFLQNITGFMVGKKYEEGGIAKHGAKLVTAVACAQVPKFTVIIGGSFGAGNYGMCGRAYDPRFLWMWPNARIGVMGAEQAAGVLAQVKREQSERSGQAFSAEDEARLKQPILDQYEHQGHPYYSSARLWDDGVIDPAQTRDVLGLALSAALNAPIEQSRFGIFRM
- a CDS encoding AMP-binding protein; this translates as MSQPSYTRGRQDQSLLTLTIGQAFDATVARYADDEALVVRHQGLRFTWQQLAEQVDVYARALMALGVDRGDRIGIWSPNCAQWCILQLASAKVGAILVNINPAYRVGELEYVVRQSGCRWLVCADAFKTSDYHAMVQELLPELAAVAPGYLASERLPELRGVISLAGNPPPGFLPWPALAARAAQTADEAYQARQRGLQFDQPVNIQYTSGTTGAPKGATLSHYNILNNGFMVGESLGLTNTDRMVIPVPLYHCFGMVMANLGCITHGSTMIYPSDAFDAELTLRAVAEERASILYGVPTMFIAMLDHPSRQHLDLSTLRSGIMAGATCPIEVMRRVIDQLHMAQVQIAYGMTETSPVSLQTGPDDDLELRVTTVGRTQPHLETKLVNADGCIVPRGEIGELCTRGYSVMLGYWDNPQATADAIDPAGWMHSGDLAVMDADGHVRIVGRNKDMIIRGGENIYPRELEEFFYTHPAVADAQVIGIPCDRYGEEVVAWIKLHPGHSATAEELQGWCKARIAHYKVPRHFCFVDEFPMTVTGKVQKFKMREISAATLSAVPAG
- a CDS encoding isovaleryl-CoA dehydrogenase; translation: MHYPSLNFALGETIDMLRDQVRTFVAAELAPRAAQIDHDNLFPADMWRKFGDMGLLGITVPEEYGGAGLGYLAHVVSMEEISRGSASVALSYGAHSNLCVNQINRNGTHEQKLKYLPKLISGEHIGALAMSEPNAGSDVVSMKLRAEKRGDRYVLNGSKTWITNGPDANTYVIYAKTDLDKGAHGITAFIVERDWQGFSRSNKFDKLGMRGSNTCELFFDDVEVPEENILGQLNGGVRVLMSGLDYERVVLSGGPTGIMQSCMDLVVPYIHDRKQFGQSIGEFQLIQGKIADMYTQLNASRAYLYAVAQACDRGETTRKDAAGVILYTAERATQMALEAIQILGGNGYINEFPAGRLLRDAKLYEIGAGTSEIRRMLIGRELFNETR